In the genome of Sciurus carolinensis chromosome 3, mSciCar1.2, whole genome shotgun sequence, one region contains:
- the Srsf1 gene encoding serine/arginine-rich splicing factor 1 produces MSGGGVIRGPAGNNDCRIYVGNLPPDIRTKDIEDVFYKYGAIRDIDLKNRRGGPPFAFVEFEDPRDAEDAVYGRDGYDYDGYRLRVEFPRSGRGTGRGGGGGGGGGAPRGRYGPPSRRSENRVVVSGLPPSGSWQDLKDHMREAGDVCYADVYRDGTGVVEFVRKEDMTYAVRKLDNTKFRSHEGETAYIRVKVDGPRSPSYGRSRSRSRSRSRSRSRSNSRSRSYSPRRSRGSPRYSPRHSRSRSRT; encoded by the exons ATGTCGGGAGGTGGTGTGATTCGTGGTCCTGCAGGGAACAACGACTGCCGCATCTACGTGGGTAACTTACCTCCAGACATCCGAACCAAGGACATTGAGGACGTGTTTTACAAATACGGCGCTATCCGCGACATCGACCTCAAGAATCGCCGCGGGGGACCTCCCTTCGCCTTCGTTGAGTTCGAGGACCCGCG GGACGCGGAAGACGCGGTGTATGGTCGCGACGGCTATGATTACGATGGATACCGTCTGCGGGTGGAGTTTCCTCGAAGCGGCCGTGGTACAGGCCGAGGCGGCGGCGGGGGTGGAGGTGGCGGAGCTCCCCGAGGCCGCTATGGCCCCCCATCTAGGCGGTCTGAAAACAGAGTGGTTGTCTCTG GACTGCCTCCAAGTGGAAGCTGGCAGGATTTAAAGGATCACATGCGTGAGGCAGGTGATGTATGTTATGCTGATGTTTACCGAGATGGCACTGGTGTCGTGGAGTTTGTACGGAAAGAAGATATGACCTATGCAGTTCGAAAACTGGATAACACTAAGTTTAGATCTCATGAG GGAGAAACTGCCTACATCCGGGTTAAAGTTGATGGGCCCAGAAGTCCAAGTTATGGAAGATCTCGATCTCGAAGCCGTAGTCGTAGCAGAAGCCGTAGCAGAAGCAACAGCAGGAGTCGCAGTTACTCCCCAAGGAGAAGCAGAGGATCACCACGCTATTCTCCCCGTCATAGCAGATCTCGCTCTCGTACATAA